Sequence from the Pseudomonas frederiksbergensis genome:
CCCAGCTGTTCGACACGGCTCAAGCTGATCACCGGTGAATCCTCGGGCGAGGTGATGTTCAGTTGGGCCAGCAACGCCTGGTAGCGCTCAAGTTCCGCCGCGTCGTTATTGAAGTACATCTTGTCCACCGAAGAGCGGTCCAGGGTTGGCGCCTTGCCCTCGGGCGTGGCAAAGGTCACGTGGTGACCGGCGTCCAGCAACAGTTTCACCGGCTGTAGCAATTCGTTGAGGTAGAACCCGGTGGAAAAGACCTGGCCATTTTTCAGATCCAGATGATCGGAGTCCGACAGGACCACGAGCACATTATCGGCATGGGCCGCGGCGCTGATGCCTGCCAGGACGACAGACGTTGCCAAGGTAGTGAGCTTTTTCATGATGACTCCGTTTCGATAAAAGATGCGCTCACTGTATTGATGCCCCTTCCGGCGATAAACTGGCCACCCGGAACATCACTTGGCCTCTGGAGGCAATAATGGCCCGTCGATTCGATCATCTGGCCGACGTGGAAGCCTTCGTCACAGTTGTGGAAAAAGGCACCCTCAGCGCCGGTGCCGTGGCGCTGGGCACCACGCCTTCTGTGCTGAGCCGCGCAATCTCGCGCCTCGAAGCCCGCCTTGGAGTGCAACTGTTGCGGCGCACGACTCGCCGATTGAACCTGACAGATGCCGGGACGTTGTACCTGGAACAGTCGCGCTCGGCCTTTGCCTTGATCGACGACGCCGAGCGACGTATCCAGGGTCAGGACGGCGTCTTGACCGGTCGTGTGCGTCTCAGCGTGCCGACCACCTATGGCCATTACCGCCTGCCGGCGCTGCTGTCGCGTTTCGCCCAGGCTTGCCCGCAGGTGCGGGTCGAGCTGAGCATCACCAACCGCAATGTCGACCTGGTGGCCGAGGGATATGACCTGGCGATCCGCCTCGGGCCGCTGCCCGACAGCGGCTTGGTCGGCCGCAAGCTGGAAGACGCCCGCCTCTGCCTGGTGGCTGCGCCGCAATATCTTGGGCGCGCCGGAACGCCCAGGCACTTCGATGAACTGGCCGCCCACGCCTGCCTGCCCTTCGTGATGCCCAGCAGCGGACGCATCG
This genomic interval carries:
- a CDS encoding LysR family transcriptional regulator yields the protein MARRFDHLADVEAFVTVVEKGTLSAGAVALGTTPSVLSRAISRLEARLGVQLLRRTTRRLNLTDAGTLYLEQSRSAFALIDDAERRIQGQDGVLTGRVRLSVPTTYGHYRLPALLSRFAQACPQVRVELSITNRNVDLVAEGYDLAIRLGPLPDSGLVGRKLEDARLCLVAAPQYLGRAGTPRHFDELAAHACLPFVMPSSGRIAPWLFREHQQDREWLPTGNVQVSDDVLGIVSLAQAGMGICQTYEFIVRERIERGELVQLLEDFGGRSRAFSIIYPPHRQLPAAARALIDFLAEHS